The following coding sequences lie in one Raphanus sativus chloroplast, complete genome genomic window:
- the ndhD gene encoding NADH dehydrogenase subunit 4, producing the protein MYLVFTTNDFPWLTIIVVFPISAGSLMLFLPHRGNKVNKWYTICICILELLLTTYAFCYNFKLDDPLIQLSEDYKWINFFDFYWRLGIDGLSIGTILLTGFITTLATLAAFPVTRDSRLFYFLMLAMYSGQIGSFSSRDILLFFIMWELELIPVYLLLSMWGGKKRLYSATKFILYTAGSSIFLLIGVLGISLYGSNEPTLNLELLANQVYPVTLEILFYIGFLIAFAVKSPIIPLHTWLPDTHGEAHYSTCMLLAGILLKMGAYGLVRINMELLPHAHSMFSPWLMVVGTIQIIYAASTSPGQRNLKKRIAYSSVSHMGFIIIGIGSITDPGLNGAILQIISHGFIGAALFFLAGTSYDRIRLVYLDEMGGMAISIPKIFTMFTILSMASLALPGMSGFIAELIVFFGIITSQKYFLISKILIIFVMAIGMILTPIYLLSMSRQMFYGYKLINAKNFSFFDSGPRELFLSISILLPIIGIGIYPDFVLSLASDKVESILSNYFYG; encoded by the coding sequence GTGTATCTTGTCTTTACCACGAATGATTTTCCTTGGTTAACAATAATTGTTGTTTTTCCAATATCTGCCGGTTCATTAATGTTATTTCTCCCGCATAGGGGAAATAAAGTTAATAAGTGGTATACTATATGCATTTGTATCTTAGAACTTCTTCTAACGACTTACGCTTTTTGTTATAATTTTAAACTGGACGATCCACTAATTCAACTGTCCGAAGATTATAAATGGATCAATTTTTTTGATTTTTATTGGAGACTGGGAATAGATGGACTTTCTATAGGAACGATTTTACTTACGGGATTTATTACTACTTTAGCTACTTTAGCGGCTTTTCCAGTTACTCGGGATTCCCGATTATTCTATTTTCTGATGTTAGCAATGTACAGCGGCCAAATAGGATCATTTTCTTCTCGGGATATTTTACTTTTTTTCATCATGTGGGAATTAGAATTAATTCCCGTTTATCTCCTTTTATCCATGTGGGGTGGAAAGAAACGTTTGTATTCAGCTACAAAATTTATTTTATACACTGCAGGAAGTTCTATTTTTTTATTAATAGGAGTTTTAGGTATAAGTTTATATGGTTCGAACGAACCAACATTAAATTTAGAACTATTAGCGAATCAAGTCTATCCTGTCACACTCGAAATACTATTTTATATTGGATTTCTTATTGCTTTTGCCGTCAAATCACCGATTATACCTTTACATACTTGGTTACCTGACACCCACGGCGAGGCACATTACAGTACCTGTATGCTTCTCGCTGGAATCTTATTAAAAATGGGAGCATATGGATTGGTTCGAATCAATATGGAATTATTACCTCACGCTCATTCTATGTTTTCTCCTTGGTTGATGGTAGTCGGTACAATCCAAATAATTTATGCAGCTTCAACATCTCCCGGTCAACGTAATTTAAAAAAGAGAATAGCCTATTCTTCTGTATCTCATATGGGTTTTATAATTATAGGTATTGGTTCTATAACGGATCCTGGGCTTAATGGAGCTATTTTACAAATAATCTCTCATGGATTTATTGGCGCTGCACTTTTTTTCTTGGCAGGAACTAGTTATGATAGAATCCGGCTTGTTTATCTTGATGAAATGGGTGGAATGGCTATCTCCATTCCAAAGATATTTACAATGTTCACTATCTTATCGATGGCTTCCCTTGCATTACCGGGCATGAGTGGTTTTATTGCAGAATTAATCGTTTTTTTTGGAATAATTACCAGCCAAAAATATTTCTTAATTTCAAAAATTTTAATTATTTTTGTAATGGCAATTGGAATGATATTAACTCCTATATATTTATTATCTATGTCACGTCAAATGTTCTATGGATACAAGTTAATTAATGCCAAAAACTTTTCTTTTTTTGATTCTGGACCCCGAGAGTTATTTCTTTCAATCTCTATTCTTCTACCCATAATTGGTATTGGGATTTATCCTGATTTTGTGCTCTCATTAGCAAGTGACAAGGTCGAATCCATTTTATCTAATTATTTTTATGGATAG
- the ndhA gene encoding NADH dehydrogenase subunit 1: protein MIIYATEVQTINSFVRLESLKEVYGLIWIFVPIFSLVLGIITGVLVIVWLEREISAGIQQRIGPEYAGPLGILQALADGTKLLFKEDLRPSRGNTPLFSIGPSIAVISILLSYSVIPFSNHLVLADLNIGIFLWIAISSVAPIGLLMSGYGSNNKYSFLGGLRAAAQAISYEIPLTLCVLSISLLSNSLSTVDIVEAQSKYGFWGWNLWRQPIGFIIFLISSLAECERLPFDLPEAEEELIAGYQTEYSGIKFGLFYVASYLNLLISSLFVTVLYLGGWNISIPYISILELFEKDQIFGTTIGIFITLAKTYLFLFISIATRWTLPRLRMDQLLNLGWKFLLPISLGNLLLTTSFQLFSL from the exons ATGATAATTTATGCAACAGAAGTACAAACTATAAATTCTTTTGTTAGATTGGAATCTTTAAAAGAGGTCTATGGACTCATATGGATATTTGTCCCTATATTTTCTCTTGTATTGGGAATCATAACTGGTGTACTAGTAATTGTGTGGTTAGAAAGAGAAATATCTGCAGGGATACAACAACGTATTGGACCTGAATACGCCGGCCCGTTAGGAATTCTTCAAGCTTTAGCCGACGGGACAAAACTACTTTTCAAAGAAGACCTTCGTCCATCTAGAGGAAATACTCCTTTATTTAGTATTGGACCATCTATAGCAGTTATCTCTATTTTACTAAGTTATTCAGTAATTCCCTTTAGCAATCACCTTGTTTTAGCGGATCTCAATATCGGTATTTTTTTATGGATTGCCATCTCAAGTGTTGCTCCGATCGGACTTCTTATGTCAGGATATGGATCAAATAATAAATATTCTTTTTTAGGTGGTCTGCGAGCTGCTGCCCAAGCAATTAGTTATGAAATACCATTAACTCTATGTGTTTTATCAATATCTCTAC TATCTAACAGTTTAAGTACAGTTGATATAGTTGAGGCACAATCAAAATATGGTTTTTGGGGATGGAATTTGTGGCGTCAACCTATAGGTTTTATCATTTTTCTAATTTCTTCCCTAGCAGAATGCGAGAGGTTACCTTTTGATTTACCAGAAGCGGAAGAAGAATTAATAGCAGGTTATCAAACTGAATATTCCGGTATCAAATTTGGTTTATTTTACGTTGCTTCTTATCTAAATCTATTAATTTCCTCATTATTTGTAACAGTTCTATACTTAGGCGGTTGGAATATTTCTATTCCGTATATATCTATTCTGGAGCTATTTGAAAAGGATCAAATTTTTGGAACAACAATTGGTATCTTTATTACATTAGCTAAAACTTATTTGTTCTTGTTCATTTCTATCGCAACCAGATGGACTTTACCTAGGCTAAGAATGGATCAACTATTAAATCTTGGATGGAAATTTCTTTTACCGATTTCCCTTGGTAATCTATTATTAACAACTTCTTTCCAACTCTTTTCACTCTAA
- the ndhG gene encoding NADH dehydrogenase subunit 6: MDLPGPIHDFLLVFLGSGLLVGGLGVVLLPNPIFSAFSLGFVLVCISLLYILANSHFVAAAQLLIYVGAINVLIIFAVMFMNDSEYSIDFNLWTVGNGITSLVCTTILFSLISTILDTSWYGVIWTTRLNQILEQDLISNSQQIGIHLSTDFFLPFELISIILLVALIGAISVARQ; this comes from the coding sequence ATGGATTTGCCTGGACCAATACATGATTTTCTTTTAGTTTTTCTGGGATCTGGTCTTCTAGTAGGAGGTCTGGGAGTGGTATTACTTCCTAACCCAATATTTTCAGCCTTTTCCCTAGGATTTGTTCTTGTTTGTATATCTTTATTGTATATTTTAGCAAATTCCCATTTTGTAGCTGCTGCACAACTCCTTATTTACGTGGGAGCCATAAATGTTTTAATCATATTTGCTGTGATGTTCATGAATGATTCCGAATATTCCATAGATTTCAATCTGTGGACTGTTGGGAATGGGATTACTTCATTGGTTTGTACAACTATTCTTTTTTCATTAATTTCTACTATTCTCGATACGTCATGGTACGGGGTTATTTGGACTACAAGATTAAACCAGATTTTAGAACAAGATTTAATAAGTAATAGTCAACAAATAGGAATTCATTTATCAACAGATTTTTTTCTTCCATTTGAACTCATTTCAATAATTCTTTTAGTTGCTTTGATAGGTGCAATTTCTGTGGCTCGTCAATAA
- the rps15 gene encoding ribosomal protein S15, giving the protein MIKNTFISFQEKKEESKGSVEFQVFSFTNKIRRLTSHLELHRKDYLSQRGLRKILGKRQRLLAYLSKKNRVRYKELINQLNIRELKTR; this is encoded by the coding sequence ATGATAAAAAATACATTCATTTCATTTCAAGAAAAAAAAGAAGAAAGCAAGGGATCTGTTGAATTTCAAGTATTCAGTTTCACTAATAAGATACGAAGACTTACTTCACATTTGGAATTACACAGAAAAGATTATTTATCTCAGAGAGGTTTACGAAAAATTCTGGGAAAACGCCAACGACTGCTGGCTTATTTGTCAAAAAAAAATAGAGTACGTTATAAAGAATTAATTAATCAGTTGAATATTCGGGAATTAAAAACTCGTTAA
- the psaC gene encoding photosystem I subunit VII, which produces MSHSVKIYDTCIGCTQCVRACPTDVLEMIPWDGCKAKQIASAPRTEDCVGCKRCESACPTDFLSVRVYLWHETTRSMGLAY; this is translated from the coding sequence ATGTCACATTCAGTAAAAATTTATGATACCTGTATAGGATGTACTCAGTGTGTCCGAGCATGTCCTACAGACGTATTAGAAATGATACCTTGGGATGGATGTAAAGCTAAGCAAATAGCTTCTGCCCCAAGAACCGAGGATTGTGTTGGTTGTAAGAGATGTGAATCTGCCTGTCCAACGGATTTTTTGAGCGTTCGAGTTTATTTATGGCATGAAACAACTCGAAGCATGGGTCTAGCTTATTGA
- the ndhI gene encoding NADH dehydrogenase subunit I, producing the protein MLPMITGFMNYGQQTLRAARYIGQGFMITLSHTNRLPVTIQYPYEKLITSERFRGRIHFEFDKCIACEVCVRVCPIDLPVVDWKLETNIRKKRLLNYSIDFGICIFCGNCVEYCPTNCLSMTEEYEFSTYDRHELNYNQIALGRLPMSVIDDYTIRTILNSPQTKNG; encoded by the coding sequence ATGCTTCCTATGATAACCGGGTTCATGAATTATGGTCAACAAACCCTACGAGCTGCAAGGTATATTGGTCAGGGTTTCATGATTACCTTATCCCACACAAATCGTTTACCTGTAACTATTCAATACCCCTATGAAAAATTAATAACATCAGAACGTTTCCGCGGTCGAATCCATTTCGAATTTGATAAATGCATTGCTTGTGAAGTATGTGTTCGAGTATGTCCTATAGATCTGCCGGTTGTTGATTGGAAATTGGAAACCAATATTCGAAAAAAACGATTGCTTAATTACAGTATTGATTTTGGAATTTGTATATTTTGTGGTAATTGTGTTGAGTATTGTCCAACAAATTGTTTGTCAATGACTGAAGAATATGAATTTTCAACTTATGATCGTCACGAGTTGAATTATAATCAAATCGCTTTGGGTCGTTTACCAATGTCAGTAATTGACGATTACACTATTCGAACAATTTTGAATTCACCTCAAACAAAAAATGGATAA
- the rpl32 gene encoding ribosomal protein L32, whose translation MAVPKKRTSISKKRIRKKIWKRKGYWTSLKAISLGKSLSTGNSKSFFVQQNK comes from the coding sequence ATGGCAGTTCCAAAAAAACGTACTTCTATCTCGAAAAAGCGTATTCGTAAAAAAATTTGGAAAAGGAAGGGATATTGGACATCGTTGAAAGCGATTTCTTTAGGGAAATCGCTTTCAACAGGTAATTCAAAAAGTTTTTTTGTACAACAAAATAAATAA
- the ccsA gene encoding cytochrome c biogenesis protein: MIFSILEHILTHISFSVVSIVLLIYFLTLLVNLDEIIGFFDSSDKGIVITFFGITGLLFTRWIYSGHFPLSNLYESLIFLSWAFAIIHIVSYFNKKKKNHLNAITAPSAIFIQGFATSGLLNNMPQSAILVPALQSQWLMMHVSMMILGYGALLCGSLLSIALLVITFRKVGSTFWKNNMKIKFLLNEFFSFDVLYYINERNSILLQQNINFSFSRNYYRYQLIEQLDYWSFRIISLGFIFLTVGILSGAVWANETWGSYWNWDPKETWAFITWTIFAIYLHIKTNRNARGINSAIVASLGFLLIWICYFGVNLLGIGLHSYGSFTSN; encoded by the coding sequence ATGATTTTTTCAATTTTAGAGCATATATTAACTCATATATCTTTTTCGGTCGTTTCAATTGTACTACTAATTTATTTTTTAACTTTATTAGTTAATTTAGATGAAATCATAGGATTTTTTGATTCATCAGATAAAGGAATCGTAATTACGTTTTTTGGTATAACAGGATTATTATTCACGCGTTGGATTTATTCAGGACATTTTCCATTAAGCAATTTATATGAATCATTAATTTTTCTTTCATGGGCTTTTGCAATTATTCATATAGTTTCCTATTTTAATAAAAAAAAAAAAAATCACTTAAACGCAATAACTGCGCCAAGTGCTATTTTTATTCAGGGTTTTGCTACTTCAGGCCTTTTAAACAACATGCCTCAGTCTGCAATATTAGTACCAGCTCTCCAGTCCCAGTGGTTAATGATGCACGTAAGTATGATGATCTTAGGCTATGGCGCTCTGTTATGCGGATCATTATTATCAATAGCTCTTCTAGTCATTACATTTCGCAAGGTCGGATCTACTTTTTGGAAAAATAATATGAAAATAAAATTTTTATTAAATGAATTTTTTTCTTTTGATGTACTTTACTACATAAACGAAAGAAATTCTATTTTACTACAACAAAACATTAATTTTAGTTTTTCTAGAAATTATTATAGGTATCAATTGATTGAACAATTAGATTATTGGAGTTTTCGTATTATTAGTCTCGGATTTATCTTTTTAACCGTCGGCATTCTTTCAGGAGCTGTATGGGCTAATGAAACGTGGGGTTCATATTGGAATTGGGATCCGAAAGAAACCTGGGCATTTATTACTTGGACCATCTTCGCAATTTATTTACATATTAAAACAAATAGGAATGCTCGAGGTATAAATTCTGCAATTGTGGCTTCGCTAGGTTTTCTTTTAATTTGGATATGCTATTTTGGCGTCAATCTTTTAGGAATAGGTTTACATAGTTATGGTTCATTTACATCGAATTAA
- the ndhE gene encoding NADH dehydrogenase subunit 4L, which translates to MILEHVLVLSAYLFLIGLYGLITSRNMVRALMCLELILNAVNMNFVTFADFFDNSQLKGDIFCIFVIAIAAAEAAIGLAIVSSIYRNRKSTRINQSTLLNK; encoded by the coding sequence ATGATACTCGAACATGTACTTGTTTTGAGTGCCTATTTATTTTTGATTGGTCTTTATGGATTGATCACGAGTCGAAATATGGTTAGGGCTCTTATGTGCCTTGAACTTATACTCAATGCAGTTAATATGAATTTCGTAACATTTGCTGATTTTTTTGATAATTCCCAACTAAAAGGGGATATTTTCTGCATTTTTGTTATAGCAATTGCAGCCGCTGAAGCAGCTATTGGATTAGCTATAGTCTCGTCAATTTATCGTAACAGAAAATCAACTCGCATCAACCAATCGACCTTATTAAATAAGTAG
- the ndhH gene encoding NADH dehydrogenase subunit 7 yields MKKPVTGKDLMIVNMGPHHPSMHGVLRLIVTLDGEDVVDCEPILGYLHRGMEKIAENRAIIQYLPYVTRWDYLATMFTEAITVNGPEQLGNIQVPKRASYIRVIMLELSRIASHLLWLGPFMADIGAQTPFFYIFREREFVYDLFEAATGMRMMHNFFRIGGIAADLPYGWVDKCLDFCDYFLTEVVEYQKLITRNPIFLERVEGVGIIGGEEAINWGLSGPMLRASGIPWDLRKVDRYESYDEFEWEIQWQKQGDSLARYLVRLSEMTESIKIIQQALEGLPGGPYENLESRGFDKKRNPEWNDFEYRFISKKPSPTFELSKQELYVRVEAPKGELGIFLIGDQSGFPWRWKIRPPGFINLQILPELVKRMKLADIMTILGSIDIIMGEVDR; encoded by the coding sequence ATGAAGAAACCAGTTACAGGAAAAGATCTTATGATAGTCAATATGGGACCTCACCACCCATCCATGCACGGTGTTCTTCGCTTAATTGTTACTCTAGACGGTGAGGATGTTGTTGATTGTGAACCCATATTGGGTTATTTACACAGAGGGATGGAAAAAATTGCAGAAAACCGAGCAATTATACAATATTTACCTTATGTAACGCGGTGGGATTATTTAGCTACTATGTTTACAGAAGCAATAACAGTAAATGGACCCGAACAATTAGGAAATATTCAAGTTCCTAAAAGAGCCAGCTATATCAGAGTAATTATGCTAGAATTGAGTCGTATAGCTTCTCATCTGTTATGGCTTGGCCCTTTTATGGCAGATATTGGGGCACAGACTCCCTTTTTCTATATTTTCAGAGAACGAGAATTTGTATATGATCTATTCGAAGCTGCCACCGGTATGAGAATGATGCATAATTTTTTTCGTATTGGAGGAATAGCGGCGGATTTACCTTATGGTTGGGTAGATAAATGCTTGGATTTTTGTGATTATTTTTTAACAGAGGTTGTTGAATATCAAAAACTTATTACACGAAATCCTATTTTTTTAGAACGAGTTGAAGGCGTTGGGATTATTGGTGGGGAAGAAGCAATAAATTGGGGTTTATCCGGACCAATGTTACGCGCATCCGGAATACCATGGGATCTTCGTAAAGTTGATCGTTATGAGTCTTACGATGAATTTGAATGGGAAATTCAGTGGCAAAAACAAGGAGATTCATTAGCTCGTTATTTAGTACGACTTAGCGAAATGACAGAATCCATCAAAATTATTCAACAGGCTCTGGAAGGACTTCCGGGGGGTCCCTATGAAAATTTAGAAAGTAGAGGCTTTGATAAAAAAAGGAATCCAGAGTGGAATGATTTTGAATATCGATTCATTAGTAAAAAACCTTCCCCTACTTTTGAATTATCGAAACAAGAACTTTATGTAAGAGTTGAAGCTCCAAAAGGGGAATTGGGAATTTTTCTAATAGGAGATCAAAGTGGTTTTCCTTGGAGATGGAAAATCCGACCACCAGGTTTTATTAATTTGCAAATTCTTCCTGAACTAGTTAAAAGAATGAAATTGGCTGATATTATGACGATACTCGGTAGCATAGATATAATTATGGGAGAAGTTGATCGTTAA